In a genomic window of Ipomoea triloba cultivar NCNSP0323 chromosome 3, ASM357664v1:
- the LOC116014196 gene encoding inositol oxygenase 2-like, which yields MTILIEQPDHGLLVEDKPIPFDGNELILYGGFAVPETLSSNNGGFDAPEINAFGQSFRDYEAESERKESVEEFYRVQHINQTYDFVKRMREEVYGKLDKVEMSIWECCELLNDVVDDSDPDLDEPQIEHLLQTAEAIRQDYPHQDWLHLTALIHDLGKVLLHPSFGGLPQWAVVGDTFPLGCAFDESIVHHKYFKENPDYENPLYNTENGVYEERCGLDKVLMSWGHDDYMYLVAKQNGCTLPSAALFIIRYHSFYALHRAGAYTHLMNEEDEANMKWLKIFNKYDLYSKSKVRVDVEKVKPYYLSLIEKYFPAKLKW from the exons ATGACAATCCTCATCGAGCAGCCTGATCATG GATTACTAGTCGAGGATAAGCCAATCCCTTTCGATGGGAATGAACTAATCCTATATGGAGGATTTGCCGTACCAGAAACATTGTCATCCAACAATGGTGGATTTGATGCTCCGGAAATCAATGCCTTTGGCCAATCATTCAG GGACTATGAGGCAGAAAGTGAGAGAAAGGAGTCTGTGGAGGAGTTCTACAGGGTTCAACACATCAACCAAACCTATGACTTT gTGAAGAGGATGAGAGAAGAAGTGTATGGGAAATTGGATAAGGTGGAAATGAGCATATGGGAATGCTGCGAGCTGTTGAATGATGTTGTGGATGACAGTGACCCTGACCTGGATGAGCCACAAATTGAGCACTTGCTCCAAACTGCTGAGGCTATCAGACAAGACTATCCTCATCAAGATTGGTTGCATTTGACTGCCCTCATTCATG ATCTTGGAAAAGTCCTGCTTCATCCAAGTTTTGGAGGGCTTCCTCAATGGGCTGTTGTTGGTGACACATTCCCTCTTGGATGTGCTTTTGATGAATCCATTGTTCACCACaag TACTTCAAAGAAAACCCAGATTACGAAAACCCACTCTACAACACAGAGAATGGGGTATATGAAGAGAGATGTGGACTGGACAAAGTGTTAATGTCTTGGGGGCATGATGACTATATGTACTTGGTGGCCAAACAAAATGGATGTACTTTACCTTCTGCTGCATTGTTCATCATCCGCTATCACTCTTTCTACG CACTGCACAGGGCTGGGGCTTATACACACTTGATGAATGAGGAGGATGAAGCAAACATGAAGTGGCTCAAAATCTTTAA CAAATACGATCTATATAGCAAGAGTAAGGTTCGTGTAGATGTCGAGAAAGTCAAGCCGTATTACCTCTCACTTATTGAAAag TATTTTCCAGCAAAACTCAAGTGGTAA